The genomic window TGATACGAGGCGAAGCCaagtgcctccaacccctgagaagtctgtatattcaacgtatacggtgtgggagaaattcatagttgtaattgaatgtactttataaaatgacatttaacatcttaaactttacaaaaatagaacaaaaatatCAGTATATGTAAATATTAATCACATAATGGAGGCTTCGTCCTCTGTTAAGAAATGAACATTAGttaatatgtttgtatattaccAACATAGCAGGGGTGGCCAAGGATATTGAGGTAAATATATCGAAAACAATATGCACTACAACGaccatattgcatttataatccaggtcaaactggagttgaaaaaaaaaaataggaaaacatttttttcttttattaagtaTCCTTCCACCAATAAATGGACCAAAAAGTAATCTGTTCTGTTCAGacagtgctgaaataaatatcTTTTTTCTCAGCTGTTTCAGCAGAATGGCGAGActagcaataaaaataaataaataaattcaatgccGGCTCAGATTTCATTAGTTTTTCCAGGTCTGTGTCGGGTGGTCGTCTTTCTGGTTGGTTGGCATGCATGGGTGAGGGATGAAAGTGGGGTGCTGGGTAGAGTGGCTCCATTGGTAAGTTTGGTGTTGATTCtcagagtttattattattattattattattattattattattattattaatcagccTGTCTGTTACACCTCCTCTTTCTCCTCATCCTGCCTACAtgaagaactacagctcccatcatccctcattgtagaggcatgctgggagctgtagtttcgATTCTGATTATTTTAGTCCCGATCATTTCATTAGCAGCAAGTATTCAGTTGCCTGGAAATGAAGAACTACAGTTTTCTTGTACTATAGACAAACAGATAGGCAAACAGATAGGCAGAGAGACACATAGACatagatacacacagacagactgacacagacagacagacacaatcctgttcagtttggcgctacaatataatcccttcttggtgtctgtgttagtttactacattctgaaaagagtttagaatACAATAAAGCCAGTAATTTAAGCAATGTTCTGCCTGCCTGGAACTAGAAtggggaatgtaaactaactggaaagtCATCGTTTCTGATGAACTAGTTCTGCACAGAAAGCTGAACTCTGGTAGAATGTAGCAAACATTCACTCAGGAATAATATTGTAGTTTCTGTAGAGGCTCTTATCCACTTGTAAATTCAGTGGTTTCCCACAATTGATTAGACTCAAATAAAagtactgttaaactgaagtctaGTGGAACAATGTATTAAACATGCACCCATGCAATCGTATTGACTGTGAAACTGCACACAGATCTGTTACACCGGCGCTGTGTCGTTTTCCTGCAGCCAGTACTTGCGTGGAGGCCTGGCGCCATCTACTGGGAGACGTGAGAATAGCAGGGAGAGGTTTGCTTTTCATTTCAATAGGAGAGAGATTATTTGGTCTCCAAACGGTATCTGGAAAGTTAATACTCCAGTTTAAATGAGGTGTATGAACTCAGGTGTTTGCATTATACACGATAGTGATACAAAGTAGTATTTGCCATTTGTAACTTTAAGAATGAACCAGCTATTCTATAAATGTTCAAACATTTCCTTGTCATTTTATTAACTGACTGATCAGCTGGTAACGTTTATcagttttttatataattaataaaacaattgtgttttttaaatacataaattaatctcCTGCCTTCATATATCatcacatatattattattattattattattattattatttatacagtgAACGATACTCGAGTATAAAAATGCGCCTGCTTTCTTGATTATACGGTAAACTGCAGCAGAACTGATCTCCTATTGGTTATGAGAGCCCCAGCGCTTCCAATCACCGGAGGACTCCTCGGTTCAGCGTGACCCCCCAGCCAATAGCAGGTGAGAGAGGGGCGGGCTTATTTCGTTTCGGTCTCTCAGAATATTTTTTCCtgaaggagagaggaggaggctGGAGTGGCTGAATTAACGAGtaagtttttaaatataaattaatttaattccatTTGTTAACCGGTACGCTTAGCTTTGATTAGTTGTATTGAAAGCAACGTGTTTCATGTAAAACTATTTTAAGAAAGTGGTCGAAAATAACAATTGtttatctacacacacacaggcccAGGCCCACATTTCTGGTCTATTAATTCGgaacattttgacatttttaaaaacaagtaacCGCTCCAGCCCTCGGCGCTGCTCGGGACAGTTCCCCCGCATCACCGCCTCATGTTATTTCCAGGGTCAGGTTGCGCTCCGCTCCGCTTCAGACTCTACAGTGTTTGAACATCTTCTCAAATCGCGTGTTGTTTTCTCGCGCTGTTGTCTGCGTTAGCCGCGTGCCTGCAGGTTTGCGCGGACATCCGGGCACTTGGCGCGCACGCACATAGGGGGCGCGTTCACGACCcttttttgccggctagattgcagacgggagtttGCGCGTGACGTCACGGTCTGCGCAGACGCAGCGTGggcagctttggtagatgaacaacagttctgagcagaaccaaaacgGAGGTGgagttgagagaaattctaatcacagaagtggatgcaatcgaagatccctttgtgctccacgagcttcataatttacagcacggtcagaaaatgtatagtataaacagtccctgctataaagagatcaTATACATGTATAAATTAGAcagttgttagacagtactgtagtttgatctgggacaaaaatagttcaaatacttgcacatatggtcacatatctcacttcaactacctgctATTAAAGCTggtttattctccttaattcaaagcaggttattccctgtccctgatagcctttcatcaataaccaattacacctgctgaaaataacagagcggtttcaggttcatttcaaccgtttagcattattatacatgtttaaacctttagaataaatatctgaatatttgaaaagtataacaACTGTGTGGagaaagagtcaaatcattttaatttgtattacaaatcattcataagataattaatgacatgactcgaaggtgattcacaccccctggctaggtggcagtagcacatggagtgaggattgtatctggttgtCTACACGCTTCTTTGTCAGCCAgcgctcgtctattgttttgatccgcggctgctccagcgcagtacctcttgagaagctgcgcggaCTTTtaacttagcaaagtctgcgtatcgtgaacgcagcCAGTAACTGCACAGCAACCTCGGAGCctctgaaaacaaaccaaaacagacGCGGTTTCCTTTATCAATTGAAGAGTTGCAAGCACATATATTTTTAACACAGTGTCGTGGAGttgtatgcattattattattattattattattattattattattattattattattattattaatcttgtATAGATCAGACATTCTTTTATGCCTcctaattactgtattttttttgtaattcatggTTTATGGTCAGTCCCCCAGTGCAGAAGATACATTACACCCAGACTGCATCCCGTAGTTAATCCTGGGGTTTCTTGTGGGGTCTTACATATTAATGAGACATGCATCTTGCAACATCAAAACCtagaacagcattttaaaataagtgtaCTTCCCCGGTGTAGATGAGAGAGATGTGTGTGCACATCGACAAACTCCACAGGTGGTCAGTCTGTCAGTTCATAGACCCAGAAGCCGGCCGGCAGGGTGTGTGGCCGTTGCTTTAAACCTACAACACCTCGTTTTAGTTTGTATCTATTATGTTTCGAGTCACGTCGGTTAGCCGTGTCCACCGGTCGCGTGTCACACCGCTTGACAACGGTTTGTTTTCAGCGGTTCCCGGTTGCTATGCGGAAGTCACTGCAGCCCTGATCTGAAGCCGCGGTATTTCAAATGAACAGAAGCCCGTTTTGCTTTAGTGATGTTGGctgcaaatgttttttctttccatGCAAAACTCGTCGTTGTTcttttattgaaatgaatgttcacATACTGAAGCTGCACTGAGCGCAGAGTGCTAATATTGAACAACTACAGTAATACATGGAAGAGTTTGTGCTCCGTTTAAAAAGAGAAGTCAGGTTTGCACTGACCacagagtttgttttttttaatcagacaGCTCCACTACAGTACAGCGTTGTTTCCTCTGCCTTTGCGATTTCATTTTCACTGCAGTGTCTGTGGCAGTGTCCTGGGTGTGAACAGCATCACTGATTCCTGCATCTCTGAAGCCACGTAGCATAGCATGCGTTTCCACAGAGAGATCAGCAACAGCCTTCATCGGCCACTTCCACTCAAATCACTTCATTTCTTTACATATTGCATTGCAGCACAGCACTCTCAGTAAAATACCGCTTCAGCACACATTTATTTCACAAATTAGAGTCAATGAGAGtgacagtctgtattttatttgaaaaaaagataCTATACAGATGATATCATGGATAAGCATTTTATTTCTAGCATTATAAACATacttgtcaatcttcatgttttaatagtttcacaatcaATGGATTATGAAGGTACAATAAGCAACTAATATCGGTTCTATTCAAATCACGTACAAATCacgtattagtagtagtagtagtggtagcagGAGCTCATTGTTGAGAGGGGTTACATGTGTGGGTGCTTTTTATACATGTTTGAATATTTCTCTGtttagaactgtctttgtttctgtgattttggtACATCTCTCCTTCCTCCTTGTTATAGAAAATCTCCTTCATCTCACTCAGTGCAGCACATTTGTGAGCACGGTAATGAATGGAGTCTGGAGTTGATAAGGCAAGTTCATAGAATTTAAGAAAGGGATTGTAActgattgtgttttatattttctttaggaATTTGTTCAGAAGACAAAACTGGATTATCCTTGTGAAAGAGAAGATTCAATgatggagcctgtccatattaaagaggagagtcctgaactagaatcagtccatattaaagaggagagtcctgtactagaatcactccatattaaagaggagtgtcctgtactagaatcactccatattaaagaggagagtcctgtactagaatcactccatattaaagaggagagtcctgtactagaatcagtccatattaagcaggagagtcctgtactagaatcagtccatgttAAAGacgagagtcctgtactagaatcagtccatattaaacaggagagtcctgtactagaatcagtccatattaaacaggagagtcctgcactagaatcagtccatattaaagaggagagtcttgacctagaatcagtccatattaaagaggagagtcctgtactagaatcagtccatattaaagaggagagtcctgtactagaatcagtccatattaaagaggagagtcctgaactagaatcagtccatattaaaaggGTTATTCTCAATTCTAAACCCTTAAGCAGCTTGCAGGACTCTCTTACCTGtggtgactgtgggaagaggttcagtctgTCATACTCTTTGAAAAGACACCAGAAAATCCACACAGGAGGGAAGCCACatcactgtaatgactgtgggaagagttttagacTGTCAAGGAGATTTCaaatacaccagcgaatccacactggagagaaaccatatacctgtgctgactgtgggaagagtttcgtACAGTCACAAAGCCTGAAACGTCACCAacaaatccacactggagagaaaccacatgtctttgctgactgtgggaagagtttcatagACTCACAAAGCCTGAAACTTCACCAACAAATCCACAGTGGCGATAAACCacttgtctgtgctgactgtgggaagagtttcaaataCTCACAAAGCCTGAAACTTCACCAACAAATCCACACTGGAGAAaaaccacatgtctgtgctgactgtgggaagagtttcaatcagtcaggCTATTTGACAAAACACCGGCAAATTCATATTTTAGtgaaaccatatgtctgtgctaactgtgggaagagtttcagtcattcaagcacattgaaaagacaccagcaaatccacactggagagaatcaatatgtctgtgctgactgtgggaagagtttcagtgagTCAAGCACATTGCAAAGACACCaacgaatccacacaggagacaAACCATATGTTtgtactgactgtgggaagagtttcaatcagtcaggCTATTTGACAAGACACCGGCGAACccacaaaggagagaaaccatatgtctgtgctgaGTGTGGTAAAAGTTTCACTCAGTTACACaccctgaaacttcaccagcgaatccacacaggagagaaaccagaTGTCTGTGCTGAGTGTGGTAAAAGTTTCAATAAGTTAAGCAtattgaaaagacaccagcgaaccCACACAagagagaaaccatatgtctgtgctgactgtgggaagagttacagagatttacaaaacctgaaacttcaccagagaattcacacaggagaaaaactgCATCCATGTAGTagatgtgggaagagtttcagtcagttagcatATCTTAAAACCCACCagttaattcacacaggagagaagccacatcgctgtaatgactgtgggaagagtttcagacactCAGGCAACTTAAAAATGCACcaacgaatccacactggagagaaacaacatgtctgtgctgattgtgggaagagtttcaggatGTTACAAACCATGAAACTTCACCggcgaatccacacaggagagaaaccacatcactgtaatgactgtggaaagagtttcagatgGATGTACAGCTTGACAACGCACCGGCtattccacacaggagagaatccTTATCACTGCACTCACTGTGGGAAGTCTTTTAATGCTTCCAGTTctcttaaaagacacaaatgcaagttgtgaaagtttaggcagaatgtgagtgtgtgttcattCATCCACACTCAGAAATTCCAGTCTTTTTCAACAGCAGCTTAATATAAAAACTGTGAGAACTCTGGTGAATGTCTACAGATGTTACAGATCCCTCAATATTAAACACTGCTCTGAAGCCTTTAATAAAGTACATTCTTAGTATGGTGAATGTTTACAGATGATACAGATTTATTGATATTAAACAGTTATCTGAAGCCGTTACATTATAAAGTTCATTCCTAGTTTGCAATCCGTCAAATATACAGACGCCTCGGGGCGTTGTGTGATACGAGGTGAagccgagtgcctccaacccctgagaagtctgtatattcaacgtatatggTGTGGGAGAAATTCATAGTTGTAATTGAGTGGTCTttgtaaaaatgacatttcaaatctgAAACTTTGAGGCTtaagatgctgtgatgttaattaagtgTGTCTTCCCCCAACCTTCTCCCATAACATTCGAGATCTGCTTCAAAGGACTGGATATTAGTAACAGAGGGTCGTAAAGATTTAAATTAGATTCAGTTTAGATTACCTGCCAGTCTGGTCTAAACAAACAGAACTGATTCTTATCTGTTAATTAAGAAAGTCTGTCTGAAGGCCAGGATACAACTTTCTTCGTATGAAGGGTTAAGAAGTGGGACACCTGGTGGATACGAGGTGCCATGACTTTGCATATTATATGAATTGTTACCGTGAAACATGGAATGTTTAAGTGAATAGAAATTCCTAATCTCTTTATTCTAAAAGTTAATTGATAAACAGACCTTCACGAGGGTGTAATATTAACTTGTGTAACAATCTCAGGGTTTTAGATTTACTGAAACTATCAGATTGAAACATAACAAATAAGTAATAACATACCTGATTTAAATGGGTtttagaatcattttaataacaaatgttGTGGTTTCccaatatattgaaatgtttattgtgttttaatgaagtttaaattgaaagtaattcttacagtattttactttaattattgtataacatgtttaacatttttatcctTATATGATCAATTTAACTAGCTGTCACAAAATGAAGTTTTGTTCTATACTTGTTTCGAATCttgttatctctctctctctctctctctctctctctctctctctctctctctctctctctctctctctctctctctctctctctctctctctctctctctctctctctctctctctctctctctctccatggaGGAGGGTCGCTCCCTGTGTTAATGACACACATTGCTTGTGTAAAAGGAAGCGTCATTCAAACTGTAAGCcaatgaaaggactgatttcGGTCAGGGATTAGCTTCCTGTTTTACCCGGAAGTGATTGGATCTCCAAAGTATACTCCTCTTTGGGCTCtatatttaaatcaaaacatGCATGAACTCGTTCTCTTGGATTCAGACTCATCTCGCCATGAAGTAACCATTGAGCCTTCGCTTGCAATGGGGACCCATTCAAGCATCGTACGTATCTTCATCCTGAAGAAGACTCCTCACCGCTACACCCTTTGTTTTTCAGCAAGAAccacatctccagaataagtACTACATTTGAAAGACATTAAGATTCAGTAAAATACTGTGTGTAGAAAAGTCTACATGCAAACCAGAAGTAAAAACATTGAATACAGAGTAACACTTTGTGAGATTAAAAATACAAGTGATTCTACTCTGAACAATTGAAAGAAGAAAAGACTTTAACTGAACTGATGCTACtgtgtgcatttgaaaacaatgTGAACGTCTGAACCATTAAAACATTGATTGAGTTTATCTACAAGTTCTGAAGTAACTCTAGATTACAGCTTCATACTAAATGCAATTGAAGCTGCTTCCGAACTGATCTTGTTGAAACAAAAATGGCGTCTTCATTTGAACCCACACAACAGATGCTGCTTCACCCCGTCACTGTGTGTAATGTGCGTGAATCCTGCATGTGCGTGTACGGAAACACACGGAAGACAGCGTGCTCATGAAAATATGTGTTTCAATGTTTTATTCCTGCTTGTGTACTTATAATTCTGGTACCATGATATATAACGTCTATATCCTTCTTACTTTTGCGAGCCTtaataaatgtaatcattttcatGTGTTGAGTTTGTTATGAGTACTAAAGTAAGTATTTATGATTGATATGAGATCCGTAAACGTATATATTGCACTTTTAAGGTTAGTTTATTGTGACTCAGTAATTTGACTGGTTAATCTCTTTATATTGAAACTGGAAGCATATTTTTTATAACTTAGcctcatatttattttctattttgttcataattcttttgatatttaaaaaatcgAGGAATTGTAAGTATAATTTTATAACAAATATGAAATTTGTAAAGGACTAAAACACTACTTTTATATTAATCACATAATGGAGGCGTCGTcctgtatattaaaatacattaatattaacTAATATGTTTTTATACCAGCAATATAGCGAAAGGGGGGGGgagatccatccatctatctatctatctatctatctatctatctaatatgcATACTTTTACTGTTAGTTTGGTGACTAAGTTATTTGACCGGTCAAGCTTTATTGATATTGAAACAgaaaagcatatttttataacctaggatattgaggtattattgATAAATATGATACCTTCATAAATATGCACAACAACAGCCACCTTGAAGGGCCATATTGCATTTATAAAGAGACCAAAAAGTAGCTCtacttataactttgaactacacactaagtaaAGCTGAGTAAATGTATCTAAttgaaacatgtaaaaataagtaaatatttatttttggtatgtTT from Acipenser ruthenus chromosome 57, fAciRut3.2 maternal haplotype, whole genome shotgun sequence includes these protein-coding regions:
- the LOC117968965 gene encoding zinc finger protein 345-like isoform X2, giving the protein MMEPVHIKEESPELESVHIKEESPVLESLHIKEECPVLESLHIKEESPVLESLHIKEESPVLESVHIKQESPVLESVHVKDESPVLESVHIKQESPVLESVHIKQESPALESVHIKEESLDLESVHIKEESPVLESVHIKEESPVLESVHIKEESPELESVHIKRVILNSKPLSSLQDSLTCGDCGKRFSLSYSLKRHQKIHTGGKPHHCNDCGKSFRLSRRFQIHQRIHTGEKPYTCADCGKSFVQSQSLKRHQQIHTGEKPHVFADCGKSFIDSQSLKLHQQIHSGDKPLVCADCGKSFKYSQSLKLHQQIHTGEKPHVCADCGKSFNQSGYLTKHRQIHILVKPYVCANCGKSFSHSSTLKRHQQIHTGENQYVCADCGKSFSESSTLQRHQRIHTGDKPYVCTDCGKSFNQSGYLTRHRRTHKGEKPYVCAECGKSFTQLHTLKLHQRIHTGEKPDVCAECGKSFNKLSILKRHQRTHTREKPYVCADCGKSYRDLQNLKLHQRIHTGEKLHPCSRCGKSFSQLAYLKTHQLIHTGEKPHRCNDCGKSFRHSGNLKMHQRIHTGEKQHVCADCGKSFRMLQTMKLHRRIHTGEKPHHCNDCGKSFRWMYSLTTHRLFHTGENPYHCTHCGKSFNASSSLKRHKCKL